The following coding sequences lie in one Maribacter forsetii DSM 18668 genomic window:
- the idi gene encoding isopentenyl-diphosphate Delta-isomerase translates to MKEEQVILVNQDNEQIGTMAKMEAHEKALLHRAFSVFITNEKGDIMLQQRAASKYHSPLLWTNTCCSHQREGESNIDAGKRRLQEEMGFQAELKELFSFIYKAPFDNGLTEHEYDHVMLGSFNSEPNINPDEVEAWKWMSPEAVKEDISNNPNEYTAWFKIIFDKFYEHLFNMPA, encoded by the coding sequence ATGAAGGAAGAACAGGTAATTCTCGTAAATCAAGATAATGAACAAATAGGCACCATGGCTAAAATGGAAGCCCATGAAAAGGCACTTTTGCATAGAGCATTTTCGGTATTTATAACAAATGAGAAAGGTGATATTATGTTACAACAACGTGCTGCATCTAAATACCACTCTCCGTTGTTATGGACAAATACGTGCTGCAGTCATCAACGTGAAGGTGAATCTAATATTGATGCGGGTAAAAGGCGACTTCAAGAAGAGATGGGGTTTCAGGCAGAATTGAAAGAATTGTTTTCTTTCATTTATAAAGCTCCTTTCGATAATGGTTTAACCGAACATGAATATGATCATGTGATGTTGGGGAGCTTCAATTCAGAACCAAATATAAATCCTGATGAAGTAGAGGCTTGGAAATGGATGTCTCCTGAAGCTGTAAAAGAAGATATTTCTAATAATCCGAATGAATATACGGCTTGGTTCAAGATTATTTTCGACAAATTTTACGAACATTTATTTAATATGCCAGCATAA
- a CDS encoding PorP/SprF family type IX secretion system membrane protein — MLNTYITIFKKIFLKQVVAIAAICFGVFSYGQQDAQYTQYMYNTISVNPAYAGSRGHISIGALHRSQWVGLDGAPTTQTFNAHSPIGYRGVGLGLSIVNDEIGPTSETNFDIDFSYTVWTSTEGRLSFGLKASANLLDVRFSELNQYTTDPTLQQDIDNRLSPNIGAGVYYRTNKFYVGLSVPRFLETTHFQETNLSTAKEQMNFYLIAGYVYDLNESVKFKPALLTKAVKGAPLQVDLSANFMFNDKFILGAAYRWDAAFSGMAGFNISNNFLIGIAYDKETTDLGNTAFNDGSFEVIFRYDFITTKNNLKSPRFF, encoded by the coding sequence ATGTTGAACACATATATAACCATATTTAAAAAGATATTTCTAAAACAAGTTGTCGCTATTGCGGCAATTTGTTTCGGAGTGTTTTCTTATGGTCAGCAAGATGCACAGTATACACAGTATATGTATAATACTATTAGTGTAAACCCCGCATATGCAGGGTCTAGAGGGCATATTAGTATAGGGGCTTTGCATCGTTCTCAATGGGTAGGTTTAGATGGTGCGCCAACAACACAAACTTTCAACGCACACTCACCAATAGGTTATAGAGGTGTAGGTTTAGGTTTGTCAATAGTAAACGATGAAATAGGACCTACATCAGAAACCAATTTTGATATTGATTTCTCATATACAGTTTGGACATCAACGGAAGGGCGATTAAGTTTTGGTTTAAAAGCTAGTGCTAACTTATTGGATGTTAGGTTTTCAGAATTAAATCAGTATACAACAGACCCAACTTTACAGCAAGATATAGACAATAGACTTTCACCTAATATAGGGGCAGGTGTATATTATCGTACCAATAAATTCTATGTAGGTTTATCGGTACCTAGATTTTTAGAAACCACACATTTTCAGGAAACTAATTTATCAACGGCTAAAGAACAAATGAATTTTTATTTGATAGCGGGATATGTTTATGATCTGAATGAGTCGGTTAAATTTAAACCAGCTTTGTTGACCAAGGCTGTAAAAGGAGCCCCATTACAAGTTGATTTATCGGCAAACTTTATGTTTAACGATAAGTTTATTTTAGGTGCTGCATACAGGTGGGACGCTGCATTTAGTGGTATGGCAGGTTTCAATATATCTAATAATTTCTTAATTGGTATTGCTTATGATAAGGAAACTACAGACCTTGGTAATACAGCTTTCAACGACGGGTCATTTGAAGTAATTTTCAGATATGATTTTATTACCACCAAAAACAACCTAAAATCACCTCGTTTCTTTTAG
- a CDS encoding T9SS type B sorting domain-containing protein, which produces MKKTHIYKTIFLSIVTTILGVLVSNAQFLLQAPTDSDQNNFRWYEASDTATVLGTESFYEVTQPGIYFATYDGTLCGSNATGYFIVTDCNNPDNEVTMDITSNVPSNATVNWSPALTGDQLSPMVIATDAVVRYTAMVTKAGNTFSLPNFTVVCLPQAADLTDDIVTTDEDVPVIIDIYGNDADLPDVGALTTTDPANGTVTIDENGTPNDPLDDIVTYAPDLDFNGTDSFEYTVCNAYGDCSTATVTIEVLPILDTNDDSIAIDINEIIAIDTWQENDNDLPSEGTFSVTQPTNGSVTVDDNGTPNDPSDDIPTYFPNNNYLGTDSFDYTVCDTVGNCSTSTITILINPLGVDMDSDDDGIVDSFEDLNLDGDNDPSTDPTDTDGDGFPDYLDIDADGDGIPDNVEAQATADYIPPSGIDANTNGLDDAYEANGLTGIFPVDTDGDNLPDYLDEDSDNDNVLDAIEAHDHDHNGIADVVSIGSDKDNDGLDDGYEGAISVDMDVNDEIDDPYAQLPNTDSDEESDYRDTDDDDDGIETRDEDLNLNGDYVDDDTDGDGIPNYLDSDLGQLEEEIEVFNVITPNGDGIHDVLRINGLENYPNNTLKIYNRWGVAVYMTKAYNTEGNVFDGTSEGRVTVDVDSKLPVGTYFYILEYEMQNGETETLSGYIYINR; this is translated from the coding sequence TTGAAAAAAACGCATATATATAAAACCATATTTCTCAGTATCGTTACTACGATACTGGGAGTGTTGGTATCTAACGCTCAGTTCTTACTACAGGCACCTACGGATAGTGATCAAAATAACTTTCGTTGGTATGAAGCCTCAGATACGGCAACGGTACTTGGTACAGAATCTTTTTACGAAGTAACCCAACCAGGAATTTACTTTGCTACCTACGATGGTACTTTATGTGGTTCTAATGCAACAGGTTACTTCATTGTAACGGATTGTAATAATCCTGATAATGAAGTGACTATGGATATTACATCTAACGTACCAAGCAATGCTACAGTAAATTGGAGTCCGGCATTAACGGGGGATCAATTAAGTCCCATGGTAATTGCTACTGATGCTGTTGTTAGGTATACGGCAATGGTTACAAAGGCAGGTAATACCTTTAGTTTGCCTAATTTTACGGTAGTTTGTTTGCCACAAGCAGCAGATTTAACAGACGATATTGTAACAACAGACGAAGATGTACCGGTAATTATCGACATTTATGGCAATGATGCCGATTTACCAGATGTAGGTGCTTTAACGACCACTGACCCAGCAAATGGAACAGTAACTATAGATGAAAATGGTACTCCTAATGATCCGTTAGATGATATTGTCACCTATGCTCCAGATTTAGATTTTAACGGTACAGATAGTTTTGAGTATACTGTTTGTAATGCATATGGCGATTGTAGTACAGCTACGGTAACCATAGAGGTACTACCAATTTTAGATACCAATGATGATTCTATTGCTATAGATATCAATGAAATTATTGCAATAGATACATGGCAAGAAAACGACAATGATTTACCAAGTGAAGGTACATTTAGTGTAACACAACCAACAAATGGATCTGTAACCGTTGATGACAATGGCACGCCAAATGATCCATCAGATGATATTCCTACATATTTCCCAAATAATAATTATTTAGGAACAGATTCATTTGATTACACAGTTTGTGATACAGTAGGTAATTGTAGCACATCGACTATAACAATTCTTATCAATCCATTGGGTGTTGATATGGATAGTGATGACGACGGTATCGTTGATAGTTTTGAAGATTTGAATTTAGATGGAGATAATGATCCTTCTACCGATCCTACCGATACCGATGGTGACGGCTTCCCAGATTATTTAGATATCGATGCAGATGGCGATGGTATACCAGATAATGTTGAAGCTCAGGCTACGGCAGACTACATTCCGCCTTCAGGGATCGATGCGAATACCAATGGTTTAGATGATGCTTATGAAGCTAATGGTTTAACTGGAATATTCCCGGTGGATACTGACGGAGATAACCTACCTGATTATTTAGATGAGGATAGTGACAATGATAATGTATTGGATGCTATTGAAGCTCATGATCATGATCACAATGGTATTGCAGATGTTGTTAGCATTGGTTCAGATAAAGACAATGACGGATTGGATGATGGCTATGAAGGTGCAATTTCGGTTGATATGGATGTCAACGACGAAATAGATGATCCTTATGCTCAGCTTCCAAATACGGATAGCGACGAAGAATCGGATTATAGGGATACTGATGATGATGACGATGGTATAGAAACTCGTGATGAAGATCTTAATTTGAACGGTGATTATGTTGATGACGATACTGACGGTGATGGTATACCAAATTACTTAGATTCGGATTTAGGTCAGCTAGAAGAAGAAATAGAAGTTTTCAACGTTATTACACCTAACGGTGATGGCATTCATGATGTTCTTAGAATAAACGGATTGGAAAATTACCCAAATAACACATTAAAAATCTATAATAGATGGGGTGTGGCGGTATATATGACGAAAGCATATAATACCGAAGGTAATGTCTTTGATGGTACATCTGAAGGTAGAGTAACCGTTGATGTAGATAGTAAGTTACCGGTAGGTACATATTTTTATATTCTAGAATATGAAATGCAGAACGGAGAAACAGAAACACTATCGGGTTACATATATATAAATAGATAA